The proteins below are encoded in one region of Ereboglobus luteus:
- a CDS encoding PqiC family protein — MTIIRSFRSLASVLLVSGTLASVFLASGCSIVPEPKADPTRYYVLTMPSNASQAGAGEINKGKPFLALRSVEVPAYLRARRNIAVRHGTSEIVYHEFSRWAETLDAGITRIVSERLIATNSVSGVELRPGRVKRDYDVSIRIIECEGAVSAAGASPVARFTAEYEITAPGGNTVTGIRKFTAPAADWDGKDSSSLAALLGQAASALADDIARNLPATPRPGAE; from the coding sequence ATGACCATCATCCGATCCTTCCGTTCTCTGGCCTCCGTCCTTCTGGTCTCAGGCACTCTGGCCTCTGTCTTCCTAGCCTCAGGCTGCTCCATCGTGCCCGAGCCCAAGGCCGACCCAACGCGATACTACGTGCTCACGATGCCGTCCAATGCGTCGCAAGCCGGTGCCGGCGAGATAAACAAGGGCAAACCCTTCCTCGCCCTTCGCTCCGTTGAGGTTCCCGCCTACCTGCGCGCGCGCCGAAACATCGCCGTCCGCCACGGAACCAGTGAAATTGTTTATCACGAATTCTCCCGCTGGGCCGAGACGCTTGATGCCGGAATCACGCGCATCGTGAGCGAGCGCCTCATCGCCACCAATTCCGTGTCCGGTGTGGAACTTCGCCCCGGCCGAGTGAAACGCGATTACGACGTGAGCATCCGCATCATCGAATGCGAAGGCGCGGTTTCGGCTGCCGGAGCATCACCCGTCGCGCGCTTCACCGCCGAGTATGAAATCACGGCGCCGGGTGGAAACACGGTCACGGGCATCCGCAAATTCACGGCTCCCGCCGCCGATTGGGACGGCAAGGATTCTTCCTCCCTCGCCGCACTCCTCGGCCAAGCCGCCTCCGCCCTTGCCGACGACATCGCGCGGAATCTCCCGGCGACGCCGCGTCCCGGCGCGGAATAG
- a CDS encoding ABC transporter ATP-binding protein, with amino-acid sequence MNTSASNVPSPHNPAASAPVAQTAINVENLRCGYDGRTVIENINFTVGRGEIFFIVGGSGCGKSTLLKHMIGLHQPTAGRVVYFGEDFTNASLARRREHLKTFGVLYQSAALWSSLTLRENVALPLEEYTTLTKQERDIVVAHKLAQVDLSGFEDYYPSEISGGMKKRAGLARALALDPKIVFFDEPSAGLDPVTSRNLDNLLLSIRDSLGTTLIIVSHELASIYGIADRILMLDREARGAIAEGPPAQLAVSSTDTRVRDFLQRGALARPQRDEFRVKNEN; translated from the coding sequence ATGAACACATCCGCTTCCAACGTCCCGTCACCGCACAACCCTGCCGCGTCCGCCCCCGTCGCGCAAACTGCCATCAACGTTGAAAACCTGCGCTGCGGTTACGACGGGCGCACTGTGATCGAGAACATCAACTTCACGGTCGGGCGCGGGGAAATCTTTTTTATCGTCGGTGGCAGCGGTTGCGGCAAAAGCACGCTCCTCAAGCACATGATCGGCCTTCACCAGCCGACGGCGGGCCGCGTGGTTTATTTCGGCGAGGACTTCACCAACGCCAGTCTCGCGCGCCGTCGCGAACACCTCAAAACTTTCGGCGTCCTCTACCAAAGCGCCGCGCTCTGGAGCTCGCTCACGCTTCGCGAAAATGTCGCGCTTCCCCTCGAGGAATACACCACGCTTACAAAACAGGAGCGCGACATTGTCGTCGCCCACAAGCTCGCCCAAGTCGACCTCAGCGGCTTCGAGGATTATTATCCCTCGGAAATCAGCGGCGGCATGAAAAAACGCGCGGGCCTCGCGCGCGCCCTCGCGCTCGACCCCAAGATCGTTTTCTTCGACGAGCCCTCCGCCGGACTTGATCCCGTCACCTCGCGCAACCTCGACAATCTCCTGCTCTCCATCCGCGACAGCCTCGGCACCACGCTCATCATCGTCTCGCACGAACTCGCCAGCATCTACGGCATCGCCGACCGCATCCTGATGCTTGATCGCGAGGCGCGGGGCGCCATCGCCGAGGGGCCGCCCGCTCAACTCGCCGTCTCAAGCACCGACACCCGCGTGCGCGATTTCCTGCAGCGCGGCGCGCTCGCCCGTCCGCAGCGCGACGAGTTTAGGGTGAAAAACGAAAACTAA
- a CDS encoding MlaD family protein: MRTRVSPTLVGLFVLGAILIAIVGIVSFGGINFFSSPKRFIVYFDESTHGLDLGSPVKLRGVRVGRVVDMNVVYNEATNASVVAVVCEFSRNIIVDNKGTLIDVNDRKSLQHMIKHGLRAELGIQGLATGLLFVELDFRNPLEFANQPPPAVTMLDDKGYVVIPATTSAIAALQANITDLLADVKRMNLPEFTHELRGLIKDLRGQVNSLDLGALNTELTRAGKSVASLAESAEVRRMFTDMSSAISEFRRTLSRFDRVVGPAGERLDTVLVDAQSAINKVGEAADAAKHLVEAQGGLGEDATRALRQFSETAETLQQLLDYLERNPSAIISGKKQP; encoded by the coding sequence ATGAGAACCAGAGTCAGCCCGACCTTGGTCGGCTTATTTGTCCTAGGCGCCATACTGATCGCCATCGTTGGCATCGTGTCCTTTGGCGGCATCAATTTTTTCTCCAGCCCGAAACGTTTCATCGTGTATTTCGACGAATCGACGCACGGGCTCGACCTCGGCTCGCCCGTGAAACTCCGCGGCGTGCGCGTCGGGCGCGTGGTCGACATGAACGTCGTTTACAACGAGGCCACCAACGCGTCCGTCGTCGCGGTCGTTTGCGAGTTCAGCCGCAACATCATAGTCGACAACAAGGGCACCCTCATCGACGTCAACGACCGCAAGAGCCTGCAACATATGATCAAGCACGGACTCCGCGCCGAGCTCGGCATCCAGGGCCTCGCCACCGGGCTGCTCTTCGTCGAGCTCGACTTCCGAAATCCCTTGGAGTTCGCAAACCAGCCCCCGCCCGCCGTGACGATGCTGGACGATAAAGGCTATGTCGTCATCCCCGCCACGACTTCCGCCATAGCCGCGCTCCAGGCCAACATCACCGACCTGCTCGCCGATGTGAAACGCATGAACCTTCCCGAGTTCACGCATGAGCTCCGCGGCCTCATCAAGGATCTGCGCGGCCAGGTCAACTCGCTCGATCTTGGCGCCCTCAACACCGAGCTCACCCGAGCCGGCAAATCCGTCGCCTCGCTCGCCGAGTCGGCCGAGGTTCGAAGGATGTTCACCGACATGAGCTCCGCCATTTCCGAGTTTCGCCGCACCCTTTCAAGGTTCGATCGTGTTGTCGGGCCGGCCGGCGAGCGCCTCGACACCGTGCTCGTTGACGCGCAATCCGCCATCAACAAAGTCGGCGAGGCGGCGGACGCTGCCAAACATTTGGTCGAGGCGCAGGGCGGACTCGGCGAGGACGCCACGCGCGCCCTTCGCCAGTTCAGTGAAACAGCAGAAACCCTCCAGCAGCTTCTCGACTATCTCGAACGAAATCCCAGCGCGATTATCTCCGGCAAAAAACAACCGTGA
- a CDS encoding MlaE family ABC transporter permease: protein MSISATTTSTAAQARAVPDQDGVRLELGGSWQITGNTPEWASFDTASLAALTLKAGRLRPDTSQVTEWDTSLVLFLREAGDWCEGNQVDFDESALPSNIRRPLKAMREARVRPIDRQRRPNILATAGLASVSAYKQAKQLTQFVGECVISAFHLARHPKKFRWRDCLQEMQRCGAMALPIVGLISFLVGVILAYIGAVVLRQYGGDIFIATLVALAMVREMGAMMTGIVLSGRTGGAFAAQIANMKTGEEIDALVTFGIRPIDFLVIPRIVALAIMMPLLSLYSNALGNLGGMTVAALLLKISPSAYWIQMQSALDMSDITTGLIKAVTYGIIIGVAGCLRGLQARRDSAGVGNAATSAVVTAMLYIIVACAIYAVLFNILGW, encoded by the coding sequence ATGAGCATTTCCGCCACGACAACATCCACCGCAGCGCAGGCGCGCGCCGTCCCGGACCAGGACGGCGTTCGACTTGAGCTTGGCGGCTCGTGGCAAATCACCGGCAACACGCCCGAATGGGCCTCGTTCGACACCGCCAGTCTCGCCGCGCTCACATTAAAGGCCGGCAGGCTTCGCCCCGATACTTCGCAGGTGACGGAATGGGACACTTCGCTCGTCCTCTTCCTGCGCGAGGCGGGCGACTGGTGCGAGGGCAACCAGGTGGATTTCGATGAAAGCGCGCTTCCCTCAAACATCCGGCGGCCGCTCAAAGCCATGCGCGAAGCCCGCGTGCGTCCGATCGACAGGCAGCGCCGCCCCAACATTCTCGCCACGGCCGGCCTCGCCTCCGTCTCCGCTTACAAGCAGGCCAAGCAGCTCACGCAGTTTGTCGGCGAATGTGTGATCAGCGCGTTCCACCTCGCGCGTCATCCGAAAAAATTTCGCTGGCGCGACTGCCTTCAGGAAATGCAACGCTGCGGCGCGATGGCGCTGCCCATCGTCGGGCTCATCAGTTTTCTAGTCGGCGTCATCCTCGCCTACATCGGGGCGGTTGTGCTCCGCCAATACGGCGGCGATATCTTCATCGCCACCCTGGTCGCGCTCGCCATGGTTCGCGAGATGGGCGCGATGATGACCGGCATTGTTTTGTCCGGTCGCACCGGCGGCGCGTTTGCCGCGCAGATCGCCAACATGAAGACCGGCGAGGAAATCGACGCGCTTGTCACGTTTGGCATTCGTCCCATCGATTTTCTTGTCATTCCGCGCATCGTCGCGCTCGCGATTATGATGCCGCTGCTTTCCCTCTATTCCAACGCGCTCGGCAATCTCGGCGGCATGACCGTTGCCGCCCTGCTTCTCAAAATCTCGCCCTCCGCCTACTGGATTCAGATGCAGTCCGCGCTCGATATGTCCGACATCACCACCGGCCTCATCAAGGCCGTCACCTACGGCATTATCATCGGGGTTGCCGGCTGCCTGCGCGGACTTCAGGCCCGGCGCGACTCCGCCGGCGTCGGCAACGCCGCCACCTCCGCGGTCGTCACCGCCATGCTCTACATAATCGTCGCCTGCGCCATCTACGCGGTGCTCTTCAACATTCTCGGATGGTGA